A window from Triticum aestivum cultivar Chinese Spring chromosome 6D, IWGSC CS RefSeq v2.1, whole genome shotgun sequence encodes these proteins:
- the LOC123142375 gene encoding lecithin-cholesterol acyltransferase-like 1, whose translation MARSRGGGDERRWRKQLRHTRIGRGSAVGSPEQMGRCGRWHQRLDRLMEVARELSLSSAQEFVEALERIGYRDGQNLFGAPYDLRYAAPVLGLPSREFSMFCGNLTALVEHASSKNRGKPVFLVSHSQGGQFALEFLSRSPLAWRRRLVKHFFMASTGTGGIVVSMKGLASKDGGDVMSTRRVRRSFASAFDALPSPTVFGDETPLVVTRARDYTARDMPEFLSAIGLPESAVGLYLSRALPVALNLRAPLVPMTCINGVGVATPEKLVYWDSDLGKDPEVVYGDGDGAVNLAGILALDTVIGHDPAQSGCYRSIKMANTTHAGVVSDGLAVDRLIDEILEANRATETCVLATSGHSTI comes from the exons ATGGCGCGCTCGAGGGGCGGCGGTGATGAGAGGAGGTGGAGGAAGCAACTGCGGCACACgaggataggccggggaagcgccgtCGGGTCTCCGGAGCAAATGGGGAGGTGCGGGCGGTGGCACCAACGTCTGGATCGGTTGATGGAAGTCGCGCGCGAGTTGTCGCTGTCCAGCGCGCAGGA GTTCGTGGAGGCGTTGGAACGGATCGGGTACAGAGACGGCCAGAACCTCTTCGGCGCTCCGTACGACCTCCGGTACGCAGCCCCCGTGCTGGGGCTGCCGAGCAGGGAGTTCTCTATGTTCTGCGGGAACCTCACGGCGCTCGTGGAGCACGCGAGCAGCAAGAACAGGGGCAAGCCGGTCTTCCTCGTGTCGCACAGTCAAGGCGGTCAGTTCGCGCTCGAGTTCCTCAGCCGGAGCCCCCTGGCGTGGCGCCGGAGGCTCGTCAAGCACTTCTTCATGGCCTCCACGGGCACCGGCGGGATTGTGGTCTCCATGAAGGGGCTCGCCTCCAAGGACGGCGGCGACGTCATGTCGACGAGGCGCGTCAGGAGGAGCTTCGCGTCCGCGTTCGATGCGCTGCCGTCGCCCACGGTCTTCGGCGACGAGACGCCTCTGGTCGTCACGCGGGCCAGGGACTACACCGCGCGCGACATGCCGGAGTTCCTCTCGGCGATCGGGCTGCCGGAGTCCGCCGTGGGCCTGTACCTGTCGCGGGCGCTGCCGGTGGCGCTCAACCTGAGAGCGCCGCTGGTGCCCATGACGTGCATCAACGGCGTCGGCGTGGCGACCCCGGAGAAGCTGGTGTACTGGGACAGCGACCTCGGCAAGGACCCCGAGGTGGtgtacggcgacggcgacggggcggtcAATCTGGCCGGCATACTTGCGCTCGACACGGTCATCGGTCATGATCCGGCGCAGAGTGGATGCTACAGATCTATCAAGATGGCCAACACGACCCACGCCGGCGTCGTCTCGGACGGTCTCGCCGTTGACCGTTTGATCGATGAGATTCTTGAAGCAAATCGCGCCACCGAGACTTGTGTGCTAGCTACTTCTGGCCACTCTACAATATGA